A part of Desulfobulbaceae bacterium genomic DNA contains:
- a CDS encoding ATP-dependent Lon protease, translating into AFFDRMHVYLPGWEIPKMRPEFLTNQYGFIVDYLAEFLREMRKRNFSDAIDTWFKLGNNLNQRDVIGVRRTVSGLLKLLYPHGDYDKTAVEKCLKYALQTRRRVKEQLKKIGGMEFYDVHFSYIDNETMEEKFVSVKEQGGDKLIPDGPQNPGTLHTVALGASGLLGLYRLEIQVTPGNGKLSISGVGTSARTKEKIKIAYDYFKANMGRVSASTKAGSHDFHLHIVELHNSGPAEVITLPSFVALCSGLLGKPVQSQIVVLGDMSLGGSVVPVENLAATLQVAFDSGAKRILIPMSSVSDIPSIPGELFAKFQTSFYADPVDAVFKALGVG; encoded by the coding sequence CCGCCTTCTTTGACCGGATGCATGTCTACCTTCCCGGCTGGGAAATTCCGAAGATGCGCCCGGAGTTCCTGACCAACCAGTACGGTTTTATCGTGGACTATCTTGCCGAGTTCCTGCGTGAGATGCGGAAGAGGAATTTCTCCGATGCCATCGATACCTGGTTTAAGCTCGGCAACAACCTGAACCAGCGGGATGTGATCGGGGTGAGAAGGACGGTTTCCGGGTTGCTGAAGCTGCTCTACCCTCACGGGGATTATGACAAGACCGCTGTCGAAAAATGTCTGAAATATGCGCTGCAAACCCGGCGCAGGGTCAAGGAGCAATTAAAAAAAATCGGCGGCATGGAGTTCTATGATGTCCACTTTTCCTACATCGACAATGAAACGATGGAAGAAAAATTTGTCAGCGTTAAGGAGCAGGGCGGTGATAAGCTGATACCTGACGGCCCGCAAAACCCTGGAACGCTGCACACGGTCGCCCTGGGGGCAAGTGGTTTACTCGGGTTGTACCGTTTGGAGATACAAGTTACCCCGGGGAATGGCAAGCTCTCAATTTCCGGGGTCGGCACAAGCGCGAGGACCAAGGAAAAAATCAAAATCGCCTACGATTACTTTAAAGCCAATATGGGCAGGGTGAGCGCATCCACAAAGGCTGGAAGCCATGATTTCCATCTCCACATTGTCGAACTGCACAACTCCGGCCCGGCGGAAGTCATAACTCTGCCGAGCTTTGTGGCGTTATGCTCCGGCCTCTTAGGTAAACCTGTTCAAAGCCAGATTGTTGTTCTTGGCGATATGAGCCTGGGCGGCAGCGTGGTTCCCGTTGAAAACCTGGCCGCAACCCTGCAGGTCGCTTTTGACTCAGGCGCCAAGCGGATCCTCATCCCCATGAGCAGCGTGAGCGACATCCCAAGTATTCCGGGGGAGCTGTTCGCCAAGTTCCAGACCAGCTTCTACGCCGATCCGGTTGATGCTGTCTTTAAAGCGTTGGGAGTGGGATAG
- a CDS encoding response regulator gives MTNSILIVDDDLVGRTLLKGALDEYETALAEDGFTALKTISASHPDLILLDVNMPGMDGFEVCKKLKESPATAEIPIIFITGLSQTTDISRAFREGAVDFITKPFEISEVQARIKTHLTLKN, from the coding sequence GTGACAAATTCCATCCTGATAGTCGATGACGATCTTGTTGGGCGCACGCTTCTAAAAGGGGCCTTGGATGAATATGAGACCGCCCTGGCTGAAGATGGTTTTACTGCTTTAAAGACTATAAGCGCTTCCCATCCCGATCTAATCTTACTCGATGTCAATATGCCTGGGATGGACGGCTTTGAGGTCTGCAAAAAACTCAAAGAGTCGCCGGCAACAGCAGAAATTCCAATCATATTCATAACAGGATTAAGCCAAACCACTGATATCAGTAGGGCTTTTCGGGAAGGTGCTGTCGATTTCATCACAAAACCATTTGAAATTAGCGAAGTTCAGGCACGTATTAAAACCCATTTGACATTAAAAAACTGA